A window of Tursiops truncatus isolate mTurTru1 chromosome 8, mTurTru1.mat.Y, whole genome shotgun sequence contains these coding sequences:
- the ZNF214 gene encoding zinc finger protein 214 isoform X2 gives MPPFYSSAFSTLHASPKKEHRGGRNGHYFPHSLIPDFFFLESLIFDQMAVTFEDVTVNFTWEEWKFLDSSQKKLYREVMWENYTNVMSVGNCKESYRLEEERFRYFEHEHLSCWQGWRNASTQIYDNQIYVEMVQGIDSKDLKQQHLSHSQEWLILFTQGPGFGNYELTFEGKIPRNLKYTKFIPCQSLETKHTEDNGREIYVSDSRGFQGRRYHVVISRKNLSVEREQKLIGPHSYMPGEEALPEYIGEICQNDLLKGSVEEKYCGYNKCKESYYWNSQCVHKRNQLGEKLYPCSISTACFTQRSDLYRHPRIHIGKKPYRCNEGASNFSQSFGVHFHQRVHPGEVPYICNVCSKSFSQISSLHCHQRVHTEEKLYRLQCDKDLGRNSLLHIHQRLHIGEKPFKCDQCGKSFSRSSVLHVHQRVHTGEKPYKCDECGKGFSQSSNLRIHQLVHTGEKSYKCDDCGKGFTQRSNLQIHQRVHTGEKPYKCDDCGKDFSHSSDLRIHQRVHTGEKPYTCHECGKGFSKSSKLHTHQRVHTGEKPYKCEQCGKGFSQRSHLLIHQRVHTGEKPYKCDDCGKGFSHSSNLHIHQRVHTGEKPYQCAKCGKGFSHSSALRIHQRVHMGEKIHKCHEYYKGFDQNSHLHSNRRRKTL, from the exons ATTTCTTCTTCCTGGAAAGCCTGATCTTCGACCAGATGGCAGTAACATTTGAAGATGTGACTGTTAATTTTACTTGGGAGGAGTGGAAATTCTTGGATTCTTCTCAAAAAAAGCTCTACAGAGAGGTCATGTGGGAGAACTACACAAATGTCATGTCAGTAG GAAACTGTAAAGAGAGCTACAGACTCGAAGAAGAAAGATTCAGATATTTTGAACATGAACATCTTTCCTGCTGGCAAGGCTGGAGGAATGCCAGCACTCAGATATATGATAATCAGATCTATGTGGAAATGGTTCAAGGTATAGATTCCAAAGACCTAAAGCAGCAACACCTTTCTCACTCTCAAGAGTGGTTAATACTCTTCACACAAGGACCAGGGTTTGGGAACTATGAACTGACTTTTGAAGGTAAAATTCCCAGGAACTTAAAATATACGAAGTTTATACCTTGTCAATCCTTAGAAACAAAACACACTGAAGACAATGGTAGAGAAATCTATGTGAGTGATTCACGTGGTTTTCAAGGACGCAGATACCATGTTGTCATATCCAGGAAAAATCTCTCTGTGGAAAGAGAACAGAAGCTCATAGGTCCGCATTCTTATATGCCAGGAGAGGAAGCCCTTCCAGAGTACATTGGGGAGATATGCCAAAATGACCTGCTGAAAGGCTCTGTGGAAGAGAAATACTGTggatataataaatgtaaagaaagttATTATTGGAACTCACAGTGTGTTCACAAGAGAAATCAACTTGGAGAAAAGTTGTATCCATGCTCCATCAGCACAGCATGCTTCACTCAGAGATCAGACCTATACAGACATCCAAGAATCCACATAGGTAAGAAGCCGTACAGATGTAATGAAGGTGCCAGTAATTTTAGTCAGAGCTTCGGTGTTCACTTTCATCAGAGAGTCCACCCAGGGGAGGTACCTTATATATGTAATGTGTGTAGTAAGAGCTTCAGTCAGATCTCCAGTCTTCACTGTCATCAAAGAGTCCACACAGAAGAGAAACTCTATAGACTGCAGTGTGATAAGGACCTCGGTAGAAATTCATTACTTCACATTCACCAGAGACTTCACATAGGAGAGAAGCCTTTTAAGTGTGATCAGTGTGGTAAGAGTTTTAGTCGGAGTTCAGTACTTCATGTTCATCAGAGAGTCCacacaggagaaaaaccatataagtGTGATGAGTGTGGTAAGGGCTTCAGTCAGAGTTCAAATCTTCGAATCCATCAGTTAGTCCACACAGGAGAAAAGTCCTATAAATGTGATGACTGTGGTAAGGGCTTTACCCAGCGCTCAAATCTTCAAATCCATCAGAGGGTGCATACAGGAGAGAAGCCTTACAAATGTGACGACTGTGGGAAGGACTTTAGTCACAGCTCAGATCTTCGCATTCATCAGAGGGTCCATACAGGGGAGAAGCCCTATACTTGTCATGAATGTGGGAAGGGCTTCAGCAAGAGTTCCAAACTTCACACTCACCAAAGAGtacatactggagagaaaccctataaatgtGAACAGTGTGGGAAGGGCTTCAGTCAGCGTTCTCATCTTCTCATTCATCAGAGAGTCCACACAGGAGAAAAACCCTATAAATGTGATGATTGTGGAAAGGGCTTTAGTCACAGCTCAAATCTTCACATTCATCAGAGGGtccacacaggagagaagccTTATCAATGTGCTAAGTGTGGTAAGGGTTTCAGCCATAGCTCAGCTCTTCGAATTCATCAAAGAGTCCACATGGGAGAAAAGATTCATAAATGCCATGAGTATTATAAGGGGTTCGATCAGAATTCACATCTTCACAGTAATCGCAGAAGAAAAACCTTATAA
- the ZNF215 gene encoding zinc finger protein 215 isoform X3 — translation MEQEILRTTVFDREIVSENQDLVPKQRISGEESSHAVIMTRLTENGHPPLDAWKSDDWLYKNQEHWHINLPQEAFVHNAVYTEEGDFEYSENKESFDVKSVNSTFDTQQGVPMRRGSPKCDQLKTNIEFNLDSVGKQHSEYNGSGNALNLNTNTQHPKSHATVNSYECYQCGKAFSRSSSLVRHQIIHTGEKPYKCNECGRFFNRRTNLTKHQKIHTEAKASEGNKYVKLLSQPEDSNKNPRFCSANNPYECVNCGKSFTRSSSLIRHQVIHTGEKPFKCKECEKTFNRSSNLIKHQKLHT, via the exons ATGGAGCAAGAAATTCTAAGAACAACTGTTTTTG acagAGAGATAGTTTCAGAAAATCAGGATTTAGTTCCAAAGCAGAGAATTTCTGGAGAAGAATCATCCCATGCAGTGATTATGACAAGACTGACTGAAAATGGACATCCTCCTTTAGATGCCTGGAAAAGTGATGATTGGTTATATAAGAACCAGGAACACTGGCACATAAATTTGCCACAAGAAGCTTTCGTTCATAATGCAGTCTACACTGAGGAGGGAGACTTTGAATATAGTGAAAATAAGGAAAGTTTTGATGTTAAGTCAGTTAACTCAACTTTTGACACACAACAGGGAGTTCCTATGAGAAGGGGTTCCCCAAAGTGTGATCAGCTTAAAACTAACATCGAATTTAATTTAGACTCAGTAGGTAAGCAACATTCAGAATATAACGGAAGTGGGAATGCCTTGAACTTGAATACAAATACTCAGCACCCAAAAAGTCATGCCACAGTGAATTCCTATGAATGTTAtcaatgtgggaaggccttcagccGCAGTTCATCTCTTGTTCGACATCAAATcattcacacaggagagaaaccctataaatgCAATGAATGTGGAAGATTCTTCAACCGACGTACAAACCTTACTAAGCATCAAAAAATTCACACTGAAGCAAAGGCCTCCGAAggcaataaatatgtaaaactcCTCAGTCAGCCTGAAGACAGTAATAAAAATCCAAGATTCTGTTCTGCAAATAATCCCTATGAATGTGTTAACTGTGGAAAATCCTTCACCCGGAGCTCCTCACTTATTCGACATCAAGTGattcatacaggagagaaaccatTCAAATGTAAGGAATGTGAGAAAACTTTCAACAGGAGTTCAAACCTAATTAAACACCAAAAACTTCATACTTGA
- the ZNF214 gene encoding zinc finger protein 214 isoform X1, whose protein sequence is MYKLWRPLGPVISNGGPGWQRLMPPFYSSAFSTLHASPKKEHRGGRNGHYFPHSLIPDFFFLESLIFDQMAVTFEDVTVNFTWEEWKFLDSSQKKLYREVMWENYTNVMSVGNCKESYRLEEERFRYFEHEHLSCWQGWRNASTQIYDNQIYVEMVQGIDSKDLKQQHLSHSQEWLILFTQGPGFGNYELTFEGKIPRNLKYTKFIPCQSLETKHTEDNGREIYVSDSRGFQGRRYHVVISRKNLSVEREQKLIGPHSYMPGEEALPEYIGEICQNDLLKGSVEEKYCGYNKCKESYYWNSQCVHKRNQLGEKLYPCSISTACFTQRSDLYRHPRIHIGKKPYRCNEGASNFSQSFGVHFHQRVHPGEVPYICNVCSKSFSQISSLHCHQRVHTEEKLYRLQCDKDLGRNSLLHIHQRLHIGEKPFKCDQCGKSFSRSSVLHVHQRVHTGEKPYKCDECGKGFSQSSNLRIHQLVHTGEKSYKCDDCGKGFTQRSNLQIHQRVHTGEKPYKCDDCGKDFSHSSDLRIHQRVHTGEKPYTCHECGKGFSKSSKLHTHQRVHTGEKPYKCEQCGKGFSQRSHLLIHQRVHTGEKPYKCDDCGKGFSHSSNLHIHQRVHTGEKPYQCAKCGKGFSHSSALRIHQRVHMGEKIHKCHEYYKGFDQNSHLHSNRRRKTL, encoded by the exons ATTTCTTCTTCCTGGAAAGCCTGATCTTCGACCAGATGGCAGTAACATTTGAAGATGTGACTGTTAATTTTACTTGGGAGGAGTGGAAATTCTTGGATTCTTCTCAAAAAAAGCTCTACAGAGAGGTCATGTGGGAGAACTACACAAATGTCATGTCAGTAG GAAACTGTAAAGAGAGCTACAGACTCGAAGAAGAAAGATTCAGATATTTTGAACATGAACATCTTTCCTGCTGGCAAGGCTGGAGGAATGCCAGCACTCAGATATATGATAATCAGATCTATGTGGAAATGGTTCAAGGTATAGATTCCAAAGACCTAAAGCAGCAACACCTTTCTCACTCTCAAGAGTGGTTAATACTCTTCACACAAGGACCAGGGTTTGGGAACTATGAACTGACTTTTGAAGGTAAAATTCCCAGGAACTTAAAATATACGAAGTTTATACCTTGTCAATCCTTAGAAACAAAACACACTGAAGACAATGGTAGAGAAATCTATGTGAGTGATTCACGTGGTTTTCAAGGACGCAGATACCATGTTGTCATATCCAGGAAAAATCTCTCTGTGGAAAGAGAACAGAAGCTCATAGGTCCGCATTCTTATATGCCAGGAGAGGAAGCCCTTCCAGAGTACATTGGGGAGATATGCCAAAATGACCTGCTGAAAGGCTCTGTGGAAGAGAAATACTGTggatataataaatgtaaagaaagttATTATTGGAACTCACAGTGTGTTCACAAGAGAAATCAACTTGGAGAAAAGTTGTATCCATGCTCCATCAGCACAGCATGCTTCACTCAGAGATCAGACCTATACAGACATCCAAGAATCCACATAGGTAAGAAGCCGTACAGATGTAATGAAGGTGCCAGTAATTTTAGTCAGAGCTTCGGTGTTCACTTTCATCAGAGAGTCCACCCAGGGGAGGTACCTTATATATGTAATGTGTGTAGTAAGAGCTTCAGTCAGATCTCCAGTCTTCACTGTCATCAAAGAGTCCACACAGAAGAGAAACTCTATAGACTGCAGTGTGATAAGGACCTCGGTAGAAATTCATTACTTCACATTCACCAGAGACTTCACATAGGAGAGAAGCCTTTTAAGTGTGATCAGTGTGGTAAGAGTTTTAGTCGGAGTTCAGTACTTCATGTTCATCAGAGAGTCCacacaggagaaaaaccatataagtGTGATGAGTGTGGTAAGGGCTTCAGTCAGAGTTCAAATCTTCGAATCCATCAGTTAGTCCACACAGGAGAAAAGTCCTATAAATGTGATGACTGTGGTAAGGGCTTTACCCAGCGCTCAAATCTTCAAATCCATCAGAGGGTGCATACAGGAGAGAAGCCTTACAAATGTGACGACTGTGGGAAGGACTTTAGTCACAGCTCAGATCTTCGCATTCATCAGAGGGTCCATACAGGGGAGAAGCCCTATACTTGTCATGAATGTGGGAAGGGCTTCAGCAAGAGTTCCAAACTTCACACTCACCAAAGAGtacatactggagagaaaccctataaatgtGAACAGTGTGGGAAGGGCTTCAGTCAGCGTTCTCATCTTCTCATTCATCAGAGAGTCCACACAGGAGAAAAACCCTATAAATGTGATGATTGTGGAAAGGGCTTTAGTCACAGCTCAAATCTTCACATTCATCAGAGGGtccacacaggagagaagccTTATCAATGTGCTAAGTGTGGTAAGGGTTTCAGCCATAGCTCAGCTCTTCGAATTCATCAAAGAGTCCACATGGGAGAAAAGATTCATAAATGCCATGAGTATTATAAGGGGTTCGATCAGAATTCACATCTTCACAGTAATCGCAGAAGAAAAACCTTATAA
- the ZNF215 gene encoding zinc finger protein 215 isoform X2, whose protein sequence is MLENYRNLNSLHKEHLLSKPVETSRLESKEKSWIMEQEILRTTVFDREIVSENQDLVPKQRISGEESSHAVIMTRLTENGHPPLDAWKSDDWLYKNQEHWHINLPQEAFVHNAVYTEEGDFEYSENKESFDVKSVNSTFDTQQGVPMRRGSPKCDQLKTNIEFNLDSVGKQHSEYNGSGNALNLNTNTQHPKSHATVNSYECYQCGKAFSRSSSLVRHQIIHTGEKPYKCNECGRFFNRRTNLTKHQKIHTEAKASEGNKYVKLLSQPEDSNKNPRFCSANNPYECVNCGKSFTRSSSLIRHQVIHTGEKPFKCKECEKTFNRSSNLIKHQKLHT, encoded by the exons atgctggagaactatAGGAACCTGAATTCATTGCATAAAG AGCATCTACTTTCCAAGCCAGTTGAGACCTCCAGGTTGGAGAGTAAGGAAAAAAGTTGGATAATGGAGCAAGAAATTCTAAGAACAACTGTTTTTG acagAGAGATAGTTTCAGAAAATCAGGATTTAGTTCCAAAGCAGAGAATTTCTGGAGAAGAATCATCCCATGCAGTGATTATGACAAGACTGACTGAAAATGGACATCCTCCTTTAGATGCCTGGAAAAGTGATGATTGGTTATATAAGAACCAGGAACACTGGCACATAAATTTGCCACAAGAAGCTTTCGTTCATAATGCAGTCTACACTGAGGAGGGAGACTTTGAATATAGTGAAAATAAGGAAAGTTTTGATGTTAAGTCAGTTAACTCAACTTTTGACACACAACAGGGAGTTCCTATGAGAAGGGGTTCCCCAAAGTGTGATCAGCTTAAAACTAACATCGAATTTAATTTAGACTCAGTAGGTAAGCAACATTCAGAATATAACGGAAGTGGGAATGCCTTGAACTTGAATACAAATACTCAGCACCCAAAAAGTCATGCCACAGTGAATTCCTATGAATGTTAtcaatgtgggaaggccttcagccGCAGTTCATCTCTTGTTCGACATCAAATcattcacacaggagagaaaccctataaatgCAATGAATGTGGAAGATTCTTCAACCGACGTACAAACCTTACTAAGCATCAAAAAATTCACACTGAAGCAAAGGCCTCCGAAggcaataaatatgtaaaactcCTCAGTCAGCCTGAAGACAGTAATAAAAATCCAAGATTCTGTTCTGCAAATAATCCCTATGAATGTGTTAACTGTGGAAAATCCTTCACCCGGAGCTCCTCACTTATTCGACATCAAGTGattcatacaggagagaaaccatTCAAATGTAAGGAATGTGAGAAAACTTTCAACAGGAGTTCAAACCTAATTAAACACCAAAAACTTCATACTTGA